Proteins from a single region of Lelliottia sp. JS-SCA-14:
- a CDS encoding DUF6387 family protein, translating to MKNWSPEHTKEIKAWLDIDNYRKLEDISLNALYHELWARALLYKPGPTDEEKKGLWVYMTEIFSGNPHLFKGKHLDYPTVNDTLYSPPHIFITDITRLAELSVMALSVNLFTWEEGNDEYCVNAPHHEAYVSQLLSPLCEKTVLLEIDLGSGTDDEIAESIKAALPQWRSVKGVEVNETGIVRFGYGTIKKIINYRLVAMLDILLWAKRKELRISDDRLSRLLYTDEDEETTTRLGYHIKDSDRPLAMKAATIDFIRQFNFFMNRNPHLKNMRVSDVMKLSDSN from the coding sequence TTGAAAAACTGGTCACCAGAGCATACTAAAGAAATCAAAGCTTGGCTTGACATAGATAACTATCGCAAGCTCGAAGACATCAGTTTAAATGCCTTGTATCACGAACTTTGGGCAAGAGCACTTCTGTACAAGCCTGGGCCTACTGACGAAGAAAAGAAAGGGCTATGGGTGTACATGACTGAAATTTTCAGTGGGAACCCCCATCTTTTCAAAGGGAAGCATCTCGATTATCCAACAGTTAACGATACTCTCTACAGTCCTCCACACATTTTTATCACGGATATCACCAGGCTTGCTGAACTTAGTGTGATGGCTCTTAGTGTGAATCTTTTCACCTGGGAGGAAGGAAACGATGAATATTGTGTTAATGCGCCTCATCACGAAGCTTATGTGTCACAACTCTTGTCCCCCTTATGTGAGAAAACGGTGTTGCTTGAAATCGATCTTGGTAGTGGTACTGACGATGAAATAGCCGAATCGATAAAAGCGGCCCTGCCACAATGGAGATCGGTAAAAGGAGTGGAAGTTAATGAAACCGGTATCGTTCGTTTCGGCTATGGAACCATTAAAAAAATCATAAATTACAGGTTGGTTGCGATGCTGGACATCTTACTTTGGGCAAAAAGGAAAGAACTAAGAATCTCAGATGATCGCCTCTCCCGGCTTCTTTATACTGATGAAGATGAAGAAACAACTACCCGTTTAGGGTATCACATTAAAGACTCAGATCGTCCGCTTGCGATGAAAGCTGCAACGATAGACTTCATTAGGCAGTTCAATTTTTTCATGAACCGAAATCCCCACCTGAAAAACATGAGAGTTTCAGATGTGATGAAACTCTCTGATTCTAACTGA
- a CDS encoding ankyrin repeat domain-containing protein, translated as MSNYTEDNLFDSISKKDVQNCIAAGIDINTLNEHGENALFGCDSIGALKAMIEAGIALNHTDCYGNNALFSRKSPRALGLLIKSGINVHHKNNKGQSCLHWQHYDIDCAELLINAGVDIHSTDNEGQTLLYNLHDHDVFDYWVNKGCDINHRDYNGKAVLDLPTDDEWWIYDFSINALKRHVDRIDSTPVLFKHISTEALPLIALLHEKGRNILIAEHCTFALYVKNMKSFFTSLKKYTDISHVQFYNCYHDRHIGVYTGIETVKWFIRNGIRVDDDILRQRADSDKIFDYISGREKKDFLKIMKPEITHAPKRKRM; from the coding sequence ATGAGTAACTATACAGAAGATAATTTATTTGACAGCATATCTAAAAAAGACGTCCAGAATTGCATTGCTGCAGGCATTGACATTAACACACTAAATGAACACGGTGAAAACGCCCTTTTCGGTTGCGACAGTATCGGGGCTTTAAAAGCCATGATTGAAGCAGGCATAGCGCTGAACCATACAGATTGTTATGGTAATAATGCCCTGTTTAGCAGAAAAAGCCCACGAGCACTGGGGCTATTGATAAAATCAGGTATTAACGTTCATCACAAAAATAATAAAGGCCAGTCCTGTCTTCACTGGCAGCACTACGACATAGATTGTGCGGAACTCCTCATTAACGCGGGCGTTGATATCCACAGCACAGATAATGAAGGTCAAACGCTTCTTTACAACCTCCACGATCATGACGTCTTTGATTACTGGGTAAATAAAGGGTGTGACATAAACCACAGAGATTATAATGGCAAAGCGGTGCTGGACCTTCCGACTGACGACGAGTGGTGGATATATGATTTCAGTATTAATGCCCTCAAACGCCATGTTGACAGAATAGACAGCACACCAGTTTTATTTAAACATATTTCAACTGAGGCGTTGCCTCTGATTGCTTTGCTTCATGAAAAAGGGCGTAATATCCTTATCGCTGAACACTGTACCTTCGCATTATATGTCAAAAACATGAAGTCCTTCTTTACCTCACTGAAAAAATATACCGATATCAGTCATGTTCAGTTTTATAATTGTTATCATGACAGACATATTGGTGTCTATACTGGTATTGAGACAGTAAAATGGTTTATTCGAAATGGTATCAGAGTGGACGACGATATACTGAGACAGCGTGCTGACTCTGATAAAATTTTTGACTATATAAGCGGAAGAGAGAAAAAAGATTTTCTCAAAATCATGAAACCAGAAATCACCCATGCGCCGAAGAGAAAAAGAATGTGA
- a CDS encoding ankyrin repeat domain-containing protein, with amino-acid sequence MELVISLLQKGLLEKALDLAISESFFNARSPDDIKKALKIGYDINAVNSNGNNAIFACRTLEAMDCLLSYGINIHHINGHGQNALFHQKNPEILKKLIELGLDTSHTDTNGYTCIFEHYRNAEGLTELINAGCDINHIDKKGMNILFMPLSPEVLSVAIDAGCNVNQIDHSGKGFIENVYDYELHDIILSHIDKFDRRTLHVDFCDLDSAFFLYYLSEHGFKIELNKDHFTINSYIGDYKEILSILDFISEIHDIHFYKYKGGPLYKDINKRIVKWMIRNNLLVDLSKIDKHKDYEEINSYKIRREQKEISRHLKPAKSISATVKNGGRL; translated from the coding sequence ATGGAATTAGTCATATCCTTATTACAAAAGGGATTATTAGAAAAGGCATTAGACCTTGCCATTTCTGAATCATTCTTCAATGCAAGATCACCTGATGATATAAAGAAAGCTTTAAAAATAGGCTATGACATTAATGCTGTTAACAGTAACGGCAACAATGCCATTTTTGCCTGCAGAACCCTGGAAGCCATGGATTGCCTGCTCAGTTATGGAATTAATATACACCATATCAACGGACATGGGCAAAATGCGCTCTTTCATCAAAAAAATCCAGAAATACTGAAGAAACTGATTGAACTGGGTTTAGACACCTCGCATACGGATACTAATGGCTACACATGCATTTTTGAACATTACAGGAATGCTGAAGGATTGACAGAATTAATTAATGCTGGTTGTGATATAAATCACATCGATAAAAAAGGAATGAATATTCTCTTCATGCCCCTTTCCCCGGAAGTTTTATCCGTAGCAATAGATGCTGGATGCAATGTCAATCAAATTGATCATTCAGGGAAAGGATTTATTGAAAATGTATATGATTATGAATTACATGATATCATTCTCTCGCATATTGATAAATTTGACAGAAGAACGCTGCATGTAGATTTTTGTGATCTCGACTCAGCCTTTTTCTTGTATTACCTTTCTGAACATGGATTCAAAATAGAACTTAATAAAGACCATTTCACCATTAACAGTTACATTGGTGATTATAAAGAAATCTTATCCATACTTGATTTCATCAGTGAAATTCATGATATTCACTTCTATAAATATAAAGGCGGCCCTCTCTATAAAGATATCAACAAGCGAATTGTAAAGTGGATGATAAGAAATAATCTCTTGGTTGATTTATCAAAAATAGATAAACACAAGGATTATGAAGAAATTAATTCATACAAAATCCGTCGAGAACAGAAAGAAATCTCCAGGCATTTAAAACCTGCTAAAAGTATATCTGCAACAGTCAAAAACGGCGGAAGATTGTGA
- a CDS encoding DUF4928 family protein, giving the protein MNKLNYSEAYLAAAKAWYEGERAKSGAINTNVMNAGLIVSRMMADGMPITDERLYSEGKSQVRGLSGATISKILEQHGETRVFTREGGRTSRGTIFLAAAFRDVLNNTQVNGNEPVDTKLVSNQLEAFFTQCVRLDYFDKQRITVDLDYNKPVASVVSDILKASAERSDKPTGAVLQHLIGAKLQLRFPNVKIGSDRANAADLHTDREGDFQVGTTAFHVTTAPMEKLISRCVENKRAGYRPVILTLESKVIAARQMADNVGMSEQIAVQAAETFIGNNIEEIAIYDGDKIREGLARLIRTYNVRINTIEIDKSLMIDEPRWIVNLLTDS; this is encoded by the coding sequence ATGAATAAGTTGAATTACTCCGAAGCGTATCTTGCAGCGGCGAAAGCCTGGTACGAAGGTGAACGAGCCAAGAGTGGCGCGATAAATACCAATGTAATGAATGCAGGACTGATCGTCTCACGTATGATGGCTGATGGTATGCCTATTACTGACGAACGTCTGTACAGCGAAGGAAAAAGCCAAGTACGAGGGCTCAGTGGTGCCACCATATCAAAGATTCTTGAACAACATGGCGAAACCCGCGTTTTTACCCGTGAAGGTGGGCGTACGTCCAGAGGGACTATTTTCCTTGCTGCTGCATTTCGGGATGTACTTAACAATACTCAAGTAAATGGAAATGAGCCTGTCGACACAAAACTGGTTTCCAACCAGCTCGAAGCTTTCTTCACTCAATGCGTGCGTCTGGACTATTTTGACAAACAGAGAATAACAGTCGACCTAGATTACAACAAGCCAGTTGCATCTGTGGTAAGCGATATTCTTAAAGCGTCGGCGGAACGTTCAGACAAACCCACTGGAGCTGTGCTACAGCATCTTATTGGAGCCAAACTCCAATTGCGCTTTCCCAATGTTAAAATCGGCAGTGACAGAGCCAATGCAGCTGACTTACACACTGACCGTGAGGGTGATTTTCAGGTGGGTACTACTGCATTCCACGTGACCACCGCACCTATGGAGAAATTGATTTCGCGCTGTGTCGAAAACAAACGTGCAGGCTACAGGCCGGTCATCCTAACTCTTGAAAGCAAAGTCATTGCAGCACGCCAGATGGCTGATAACGTTGGTATGTCTGAACAGATAGCCGTCCAGGCAGCCGAAACTTTCATCGGTAACAATATTGAAGAGATTGCTATCTATGACGGCGATAAAATCCGTGAGGGTCTCGCAAGACTGATACGTACGTACAACGTCCGTATCAATACTATCGAGATAGATAAATCCCTTATGATTGATGAGCCTCGTTGGATCGTTAACTTACTGACCGACTCCTGA
- a CDS encoding helix-turn-helix domain-containing protein: MSNTSVMLTKEQKAIIAEALDVMPEDLEEIKVKASACKKTSFRDDFSMVFKDNTATLARMDLTPTAFRIVLYLFSVIDYGNIIPDFSQSRTARELGLNKSNVSRAFRELFERKILIRNAEDGQVYLNSNLCVKGIPHRFNEDLMDKFSKSRLETEDFATSFNFYRAGRKTKPVKKSRNRYPTDGIPF; encoded by the coding sequence ATGTCAAACACAAGTGTTATGTTAACTAAAGAACAAAAAGCAATCATTGCAGAAGCATTAGATGTTATGCCCGAAGATCTGGAAGAAATAAAAGTTAAAGCAAGTGCCTGTAAAAAGACATCCTTTCGTGACGATTTTTCGATGGTCTTTAAAGATAATACGGCCACACTCGCCCGAATGGATCTGACACCAACGGCATTCAGAATTGTTCTTTATCTTTTCTCAGTCATTGATTATGGAAATATTATCCCTGACTTTTCACAGTCACGTACTGCCAGAGAGTTAGGACTGAATAAATCGAATGTTTCACGTGCATTCAGAGAATTATTTGAGAGGAAAATACTGATCCGTAACGCTGAAGACGGTCAGGTTTACCTGAATTCTAATTTATGCGTAAAAGGTATTCCTCATCGTTTCAATGAAGATCTGATGGATAAATTCAGTAAATCCAGACTTGAGACTGAAGATTTTGCCACTTCATTCAACTTTTATCGCGCAGGGCGCAAAACAAAGCCTGTAAAAAAATCCAGAAACAGATATCCAACTGACGGCATTCCCTTTTAA
- a CDS encoding ATP-binding protein, whose amino-acid sequence MNNDITRLSRRGKFHTDKLPPDERRSHCVSVRLNEEELTILDSKRGQYKKGEWLRMASLNKLPPVLPEINREAWIKLGSLSQDLNYLLNHLDKKSTDSELTRTELFALRRQIKTLRDHLIPSTFLEQDR is encoded by the coding sequence ATGAATAATGACATAACAAGACTATCAAGGCGTGGAAAATTCCATACTGACAAACTTCCGCCTGATGAAAGACGAAGCCACTGCGTCAGTGTCAGATTAAATGAAGAAGAATTAACTATTCTCGACAGTAAAAGAGGCCAGTATAAAAAAGGGGAATGGTTGAGAATGGCCTCCCTGAACAAACTCCCACCGGTTCTGCCCGAAATAAATCGCGAAGCATGGATTAAACTCGGCAGCCTTTCCCAGGATTTAAATTACCTACTGAATCATCTTGACAAGAAAAGTACTGACAGCGAACTAACCCGTACAGAACTCTTTGCCCTGCGCAGACAAATCAAAACGCTTCGGGATCACCTTATTCCCTCAACATTTCTGGAGCAAGACCGATGA
- a CDS encoding ThiF family adenylyltransferase: MDSKKYKIKETVDIFISNEDNTDNVKLTFHVMTTRDRLEIKTNKNVARFIASLDGIKTINDIVTEMGSLRSKDVDKLIAFLLNQHFIYDVNNICDIEPRFSRQITFWDDFVLERPGVETQHILESKKVVLFGCGAVGAKIIEILVRAGVKNIVLVDYKSLSKSNAARHCYYNYKKIGKPKVDVLSEFLSWIDSRVIITKHFEKLIPTTNLSSIISDDTDLIINTCDEPYIGHTSLKLGRYAQARAIPLYVSGGFDAHLMSSGELIFPPHTPCIDCAQNTFSKALKGWKPVYSIVNNPQLDLSKSVYDNYIPGGPGGLAMMNGFSANLSCMKLIHFLLDDSAFSYVNSRYEYLPNEGKMTNFELVKQSGCKICNE; the protein is encoded by the coding sequence ATGGACTCCAAAAAATATAAAATAAAAGAAACTGTGGATATTTTTATATCGAATGAAGATAATACTGATAATGTCAAACTCACATTTCATGTGATGACAACGCGTGATAGATTAGAAATAAAAACTAATAAAAATGTCGCTCGATTTATTGCCAGCCTTGATGGTATAAAAACTATAAATGATATAGTTACTGAGATGGGGTCCCTACGCTCAAAAGATGTCGATAAACTAATTGCTTTTTTACTAAATCAACATTTTATTTATGATGTAAATAACATTTGCGATATTGAACCTCGTTTTTCACGACAAATTACATTTTGGGACGATTTTGTCCTTGAACGACCTGGTGTAGAAACTCAACATATCTTGGAGAGCAAAAAGGTTGTTTTATTTGGGTGTGGAGCTGTAGGAGCCAAAATTATAGAAATACTTGTCCGCGCAGGTGTTAAAAATATAGTTTTGGTTGATTATAAGTCCCTTTCAAAGTCAAATGCAGCAAGGCATTGTTATTATAACTATAAGAAAATCGGAAAACCAAAGGTAGATGTCCTGTCAGAATTTTTGAGTTGGATCGATAGTCGAGTAATAATAACAAAACATTTTGAAAAACTTATACCTACTACTAATCTATCCTCTATCATTTCTGATGATACAGATCTGATTATTAATACTTGTGATGAGCCTTATATAGGTCATACTTCTTTAAAACTTGGTAGATATGCACAAGCAAGAGCTATTCCGCTGTATGTATCAGGTGGATTTGACGCCCACTTAATGAGTTCAGGAGAATTAATATTCCCTCCACATACACCCTGTATAGATTGTGCCCAAAATACGTTTTCAAAGGCATTAAAAGGATGGAAGCCTGTATATAGTATAGTCAATAATCCTCAACTGGACCTTTCAAAATCTGTCTATGATAATTATATTCCAGGAGGGCCTGGTGGATTAGCAATGATGAATGGTTTTTCAGCTAATCTAAGTTGCATGAAATTAATTCACTTCCTGTTGGATGATTCAGCATTTTCATATGTAAATAGTCGGTATGAATACCTTCCAAACGAAGGCAAAATGACTAATTTTGAATTGGTAAAACAAAGTGGATGCAAAATCTGTAATGAATAA
- a CDS encoding helix-turn-helix transcriptional regulator — protein sequence MNNQNTRLIRLPEVMNRTGYGKAWIYRLINEGLFPQPIKIGSRAIAFVESEVDEWIASAIERSRKNAA from the coding sequence ATGAACAATCAAAATACCCGCCTAATTCGCTTGCCAGAAGTTATGAACAGAACCGGCTATGGCAAGGCCTGGATTTATCGTCTAATCAACGAAGGTTTATTTCCACAACCAATAAAAATTGGTTCGCGTGCAATTGCATTTGTCGAAAGCGAAGTAGATGAATGGATCGCATCTGCAATTGAACGTTCACGTAAAAATGCAGCCTGA
- a CDS encoding DNA cytosine methyltransferase: MNIIPIRGDAEWTALEFFAGIGLARAGMEQAGIKTVWSNDYDLNKKSMYEGHWKTHKLFLADIHTLNSEDLPTADVAWASSPCTDLSLAGKRVGLRGGRESSAFFGFTDLLAGMNERKPEVIVLENVTGLASSHNREDLRAAVKEFNELGYAVDAITLDARRFVPQSRPRLFLIGAKNPIDGGEQDSCLRPDWLSWLHKDAEVRTFMMPLPKAPELLSQGFTLEIEAIPDSDPRWWNADKVSLFKESMASVQRERLEHFVNLDCTTARTAYRRTRNGIPVWEMRAEDISGCLRTARGGSSKQAVVIMGRGALKIRWMTGLEYARLMGAGWYTLENLRDSQIQYGFGDAVAVPVVGWVARHMILPHLEAAKKAQGIKVNE; encoded by the coding sequence GTGAATATTATACCGATTCGGGGCGATGCCGAATGGACCGCTTTGGAATTCTTTGCTGGTATCGGCCTGGCGAGAGCTGGGATGGAGCAGGCGGGAATCAAGACTGTTTGGTCTAATGACTATGACCTGAACAAAAAATCGATGTATGAAGGCCATTGGAAAACTCACAAGCTTTTTCTGGCAGACATTCATACCCTGAATAGCGAAGACCTGCCAACTGCAGATGTTGCTTGGGCCTCTTCTCCCTGCACTGATCTTAGTCTGGCGGGTAAGCGTGTCGGCCTGCGGGGAGGCAGGGAATCGTCCGCCTTCTTCGGATTTACTGATTTGCTTGCAGGGATGAATGAACGCAAGCCTGAAGTGATCGTCCTCGAAAATGTCACAGGCCTTGCCTCCTCCCATAACAGAGAAGATTTGAGAGCTGCGGTTAAAGAATTTAATGAGTTAGGTTATGCAGTCGACGCAATCACTCTGGACGCCCGACGTTTTGTGCCACAGTCCCGACCAAGGTTATTCCTGATAGGAGCAAAAAATCCTATTGATGGAGGCGAACAGGATTCGTGCCTGAGACCAGACTGGCTTTCCTGGCTGCATAAAGATGCTGAAGTACGCACCTTCATGATGCCTTTACCTAAAGCACCTGAGCTACTAAGCCAAGGGTTCACTCTTGAGATTGAGGCTATCCCAGACAGCGACCCTCGGTGGTGGAATGCTGATAAAGTTTCTCTTTTTAAAGAGTCCATGGCATCGGTACAGCGTGAAAGGTTAGAACATTTTGTCAATCTAGACTGTACAACTGCCCGCACAGCCTATCGTAGAACTCGTAATGGCATTCCCGTATGGGAAATGAGAGCAGAAGACATTTCAGGATGTTTACGCACAGCACGTGGCGGTTCCTCCAAACAGGCGGTGGTGATCATGGGTAGGGGCGCACTCAAAATCAGGTGGATGACCGGACTTGAGTATGCACGTCTGATGGGGGCTGGCTGGTACACGCTGGAAAATTTGCGCGACTCACAAATTCAATATGGTTTTGGGGATGCCGTCGCTGTTCCTGTTGTTGGCTGGGTCGCCCGGCACATGATCCTCCCTCACCTTGAGGCCGCAAAAAAAGCGCAAGGAATAAAAGTGAATGAATAA
- a CDS encoding HesA/MoeB/ThiF family protein: protein MNNFRLRQSIGIVVNDDTVEFFKSNIRESIKIKINFPNIVELLKMFDGQTSLQEIVANYSGIDIQQLEKLALFLNENNIIIDQDCQYPAELVTEQYRMINTFEDYCHTTSEVLECIINLKKSKVMIVGIGAVGSNVATYLAHCNVGSIIFVDHDNVDISNLHRQFYFEDEINSDKNIALLNSLKKISPDIKIDIINDIIDDDFFKRNILPSDIDLIINCADEPNVDYTSKIIALFSMIHNIPHIVGGGYNLHQTLIGQTIIPFKSACFNCFNLFLGKINSKDLVNVKKLHRVKRKLGSFSPLSGLAASLASLDAIKLLAGKVDHLQQENKRVEFSLRSLSFNVQDVPRDPECDWCRGKYE, encoded by the coding sequence ATGAATAATTTTAGACTGCGACAAAGTATTGGTATCGTCGTAAATGATGATACTGTAGAGTTTTTTAAATCCAATATTAGAGAAAGTATAAAAATAAAAATCAACTTTCCAAATATAGTTGAACTCTTAAAGATGTTTGATGGGCAAACTTCTCTTCAAGAAATTGTAGCAAATTATTCAGGAATCGATATTCAACAACTTGAAAAATTAGCTTTGTTTTTGAATGAAAACAATATAATTATCGATCAAGATTGCCAATACCCTGCAGAGCTTGTCACTGAACAATATAGAATGATCAATACATTTGAAGACTACTGTCATACCACCAGTGAGGTTTTAGAATGTATAATTAATCTTAAAAAATCAAAAGTAATGATTGTAGGTATTGGAGCAGTCGGTAGTAATGTGGCAACGTATCTTGCTCATTGCAATGTTGGTTCGATAATATTTGTAGATCACGATAATGTAGATATAAGTAATTTACATCGTCAGTTTTATTTCGAGGATGAAATTAACTCTGATAAAAATATAGCGTTACTCAACTCTTTGAAAAAGATATCTCCAGATATTAAGATTGACATTATCAATGACATTATCGATGATGATTTTTTTAAAAGAAATATTCTACCCTCTGATATAGATTTGATAATAAACTGCGCTGATGAACCTAATGTGGATTACACCAGTAAAATAATCGCCCTCTTTAGTATGATTCATAATATCCCACATATAGTTGGCGGGGGATATAATCTTCATCAAACCCTTATCGGTCAGACAATTATTCCATTTAAGTCAGCATGCTTTAATTGTTTTAACCTATTTTTAGGAAAAATAAATAGCAAAGACCTTGTTAATGTGAAGAAATTGCACCGGGTAAAACGAAAATTAGGTTCATTTTCACCACTATCAGGTCTGGCTGCAAGCCTTGCAAGCTTGGACGCTATAAAATTACTTGCCGGGAAAGTAGATCACTTGCAACAAGAAAATAAAAGAGTCGAATTTAGTCTTAGAAGTTTATCTTTTAACGTCCAAGATGTTCCACGTGATCCTGAATGTGATTGGTGTAGAGGAAAGTATGAATAA
- a CDS encoding relaxase/mobilization nuclease domain-containing protein, translating into MKGMQKIKRGKQFAGVVLYSLKSGPHHNVMPYVIGGNMIGSSVAELISEFEISKQLRPDVAKPVWHNSLRLPKGETLSARQWAAFADDYMTRMGFTETHLRCYILHDDTDGQHIHIIASRINMAGGKLYLGKNENLISTRIISELERIHGLTETTPATSSRPQAKRKPSRNELMMAERTAVPCPKSQLQTLIDNVLTHRPDLLTFIDMLEQKGVTCKPNIASTGKMNGFSFQYQGIAFKASQLGKKYGWSSLQTQIDFTPEHLALLKKEQQQTVPVPVPVPVPVPVPVPVPSCEPEEQVANRETILEKILQLEEKIRLERQQETVGVIQLRSKLHNTARQIPRQRRLHSWLVLLGHIVALLRRRGMSLLHATAHPFHQILHLHLLTPCHSMTTNPIKEQLVKNNPHPAP; encoded by the coding sequence ATGAAAGGCATGCAGAAAATAAAAAGGGGTAAACAGTTTGCAGGAGTGGTGCTTTACAGCCTCAAATCCGGTCCACACCACAACGTTATGCCTTATGTCATCGGTGGTAATATGATCGGAAGTTCGGTGGCTGAGCTTATCAGTGAGTTTGAAATTTCTAAACAATTGCGTCCCGATGTCGCCAAACCCGTCTGGCATAATTCACTTCGCCTGCCAAAGGGAGAAACACTGTCAGCCAGACAGTGGGCGGCATTCGCCGACGATTATATGACCCGGATGGGGTTCACTGAAACGCACCTTCGCTGTTATATCCTTCACGATGATACCGACGGGCAGCATATCCATATCATTGCAAGTCGCATTAACATGGCCGGTGGAAAGCTGTACCTGGGGAAAAATGAAAATCTCATCAGCACCCGCATTATCAGCGAACTGGAGCGAATACACGGACTCACTGAAACAACACCTGCAACCAGCAGTCGCCCTCAGGCTAAAAGAAAACCCTCACGCAATGAGCTGATGATGGCAGAACGAACAGCAGTTCCCTGCCCTAAGTCTCAGTTGCAGACCCTGATTGATAATGTCTTAACGCATCGTCCCGATTTACTGACTTTTATCGACATGCTGGAACAGAAAGGTGTGACCTGTAAACCCAATATCGCGTCGACCGGAAAAATGAATGGATTTTCATTTCAGTACCAGGGTATTGCCTTTAAAGCGTCTCAGCTTGGAAAAAAGTATGGCTGGTCTTCTCTGCAAACGCAGATTGATTTTACACCAGAGCACCTGGCCTTACTGAAAAAAGAGCAACAACAGACTGTACCAGTGCCAGTGCCAGTGCCAGTGCCAGTGCCAGTGCCAGTGCCAGTGCCATCATGCGAGCCTGAAGAACAGGTTGCAAACCGGGAAACGATTCTGGAGAAAATCCTTCAGCTTGAAGAAAAAATTCGTCTGGAAAGACAACAGGAAACAGTGGGTGTCATTCAACTCAGGAGCAAACTGCACAATACAGCTCGTCAGATACCCCGCCAGCGTCGTCTGCATTCGTGGCTTGTATTGCTCGGCCATATTGTGGCACTTCTCAGGCGCAGGGGCATGTCTCTGTTACATGCCACTGCACATCCTTTCCACCAAATCCTGCACCTGCATCTTCTGACACCCTGTCATTCCATGACAACAAATCCCATTAAAGAACAATTAGTTAAAAATAACCCCCATCCTGCACCATAA